The Cucumis melo cultivar AY chromosome 5, USDA_Cmelo_AY_1.0, whole genome shotgun sequence genome has a segment encoding these proteins:
- the LOC103491627 gene encoding pheophytinase, chloroplastic isoform X1: protein MVMTTICSFTLPFSKLPLPFSSAKLTTGTTPSPLTSTHPFSLSLRSPAFSPIKPNATVSSSQFGDQGLQISSDSICSQLPIRSCIWKWRGYSIRYQCSGDDGPALILIHGFGANSDHWRKNIPVLAQSHRVYAIDLIGYGYSDKPNPELVGEGFYTFETWASQLNDFCVDVVQDDAFFICNSIGGVVGLQAAIMKPQICNGIVLLNISLRMLHIKKQPWYGKPFIRSFQNLLRNTALGKYFFRAVATPESVKNILCQCYHDTSQVTDELVQIILNPGLQPGAADIFLEFICYSGGPLPEELLPRVKCPVLIAWGDKDPWEPIELGRNYGSFESVEEFVVLPNVGHCPQDEAPHLVNPLVESFVSGHATRNAHK from the exons ATGGTCATGACCACCATCTGCTCTTTCACACTACCCTTTTCCAAACTCCCTCTGCCCTTCTCCTCCGCCAAGCTAACCACCGGGACAACACCATCTCCACTCACTTCCACCCATCCCTTTTCTCTCAGTCTCAGATCCCCTGCGTTTTCTCCGATTAAGCCAAATGCCACCGTCTCATCTTCTCAATTCGGCGACCAAGGTCTGCAGATCTCGTCGGACAGTATCTGCTCCCAACTTCCAATTCGAAGTTG CATTTGGAAGTGGAGGGGTTACTCTATTCGCTACCAATGTTCGGGAGACGATGGCCCTGCATTGATACTCATTCATGGTTTTGGAGCAAACAG TGACCATTGGAGGAAAAATATACCTGTCCTTGCGCAATCACATAGAGTTTATGCCATTGATCTTATTGGTTATGGATACTCGGACAAGCCAAATCCAGAACTAGTTGGAGAAGGCTTTTATACGTTCGAGACATGGGCTTCCCAACTGAATGATTTTTGTGTTGACGTGGTTCAGGATGATGCATTTTTTATTTGCAATTCTATAGGAG GAGTAGTTGGTCTGCAGGCAGCAATTATGAAACCGCAGATCTGTAACGGCATTGTTCTTCTAAACATATCTTTACGTATGCTTCATATTAAGAAGCAGCCTTGGTATGGGAAGCCATTTATCAGATCCTTTCAGAATTTGCTGAG AAATACTGCTCtaggaaaatatttttttagagcTGTTGCAACCCCGGAGTCCGTGAAGAATATTCTATGCCAG TGTTACCATGACACCTCCCAAGTTACAGATGAACTAGTGCAAATTATCCTGAACCCCGGATTACAGCCGGGTGCTGCTGATATCTTTCTGGAGTTTATTTGTTACTCAGGCGGGCCCCTTCCTGAAGAACTTTTGCCTAGGGTCAAG TGTCCTGTATTGATAGCATGGGGTGACAAAGATCCATGGGAGCCAATCGAGCTTGGAAGAAATTATGGAAGTTTCGAATCTGTGGAAGAGTTTGTTGTCCTTCCCAATGTTGGGCACTGCCCTCAG GATGAGGCACCTCATCTTGTGAACCCGCTGGTCGAGTCATTTGTGTCGGGCCATGCTACAAGAAATGCACACAAATAA
- the LOC103491627 gene encoding pheophytinase, chloroplastic isoform X2: MPPSHLLNSATKVCRSRRTVSAPNFQFEVGSIWKWRGYSIRYQCSGDDGPALILIHGFGANSDHWRKNIPVLAQSHRVYAIDLIGYGYSDKPNPELVGEGFYTFETWASQLNDFCVDVVQDDAFFICNSIGGVVGLQAAIMKPQICNGIVLLNISLRMLHIKKQPWYGKPFIRSFQNLLRNTALGKYFFRAVATPESVKNILCQCYHDTSQVTDELVQIILNPGLQPGAADIFLEFICYSGGPLPEELLPRVKCPVLIAWGDKDPWEPIELGRNYGSFESVEEFVVLPNVGHCPQDEAPHLVNPLVESFVSGHATRNAHK; this comes from the exons ATGCCACCGTCTCATCTTCTCAATTCGGCGACCAAGGTCTGCAGATCTCGTCGGACAGTATCTGCTCCCAACTTCCAATTCGAAGTTGGTAG CATTTGGAAGTGGAGGGGTTACTCTATTCGCTACCAATGTTCGGGAGACGATGGCCCTGCATTGATACTCATTCATGGTTTTGGAGCAAACAG TGACCATTGGAGGAAAAATATACCTGTCCTTGCGCAATCACATAGAGTTTATGCCATTGATCTTATTGGTTATGGATACTCGGACAAGCCAAATCCAGAACTAGTTGGAGAAGGCTTTTATACGTTCGAGACATGGGCTTCCCAACTGAATGATTTTTGTGTTGACGTGGTTCAGGATGATGCATTTTTTATTTGCAATTCTATAGGAG GAGTAGTTGGTCTGCAGGCAGCAATTATGAAACCGCAGATCTGTAACGGCATTGTTCTTCTAAACATATCTTTACGTATGCTTCATATTAAGAAGCAGCCTTGGTATGGGAAGCCATTTATCAGATCCTTTCAGAATTTGCTGAG AAATACTGCTCtaggaaaatatttttttagagcTGTTGCAACCCCGGAGTCCGTGAAGAATATTCTATGCCAG TGTTACCATGACACCTCCCAAGTTACAGATGAACTAGTGCAAATTATCCTGAACCCCGGATTACAGCCGGGTGCTGCTGATATCTTTCTGGAGTTTATTTGTTACTCAGGCGGGCCCCTTCCTGAAGAACTTTTGCCTAGGGTCAAG TGTCCTGTATTGATAGCATGGGGTGACAAAGATCCATGGGAGCCAATCGAGCTTGGAAGAAATTATGGAAGTTTCGAATCTGTGGAAGAGTTTGTTGTCCTTCCCAATGTTGGGCACTGCCCTCAG GATGAGGCACCTCATCTTGTGAACCCGCTGGTCGAGTCATTTGTGTCGGGCCATGCTACAAGAAATGCACACAAATAA
- the LOC103491627 gene encoding pheophytinase, chloroplastic isoform X3, protein MVLEQTGLHHSIFASHTTNYSDHWRKNIPVLAQSHRVYAIDLIGYGYSDKPNPELVGEGFYTFETWASQLNDFCVDVVQDDAFFICNSIGGVVGLQAAIMKPQICNGIVLLNISLRMLHIKKQPWYGKPFIRSFQNLLRNTALGKYFFRAVATPESVKNILCQCYHDTSQVTDELVQIILNPGLQPGAADIFLEFICYSGGPLPEELLPRVKCPVLIAWGDKDPWEPIELGRNYGSFESVEEFVVLPNVGHCPQDEAPHLVNPLVESFVSGHATRNAHK, encoded by the exons ATGGTTTTGGAGCAAACAGGTCTACACCATTCAATTTTTGCTTCTCATACCACTAACTATAG TGACCATTGGAGGAAAAATATACCTGTCCTTGCGCAATCACATAGAGTTTATGCCATTGATCTTATTGGTTATGGATACTCGGACAAGCCAAATCCAGAACTAGTTGGAGAAGGCTTTTATACGTTCGAGACATGGGCTTCCCAACTGAATGATTTTTGTGTTGACGTGGTTCAGGATGATGCATTTTTTATTTGCAATTCTATAGGAG GAGTAGTTGGTCTGCAGGCAGCAATTATGAAACCGCAGATCTGTAACGGCATTGTTCTTCTAAACATATCTTTACGTATGCTTCATATTAAGAAGCAGCCTTGGTATGGGAAGCCATTTATCAGATCCTTTCAGAATTTGCTGAG AAATACTGCTCtaggaaaatatttttttagagcTGTTGCAACCCCGGAGTCCGTGAAGAATATTCTATGCCAG TGTTACCATGACACCTCCCAAGTTACAGATGAACTAGTGCAAATTATCCTGAACCCCGGATTACAGCCGGGTGCTGCTGATATCTTTCTGGAGTTTATTTGTTACTCAGGCGGGCCCCTTCCTGAAGAACTTTTGCCTAGGGTCAAG TGTCCTGTATTGATAGCATGGGGTGACAAAGATCCATGGGAGCCAATCGAGCTTGGAAGAAATTATGGAAGTTTCGAATCTGTGGAAGAGTTTGTTGTCCTTCCCAATGTTGGGCACTGCCCTCAG GATGAGGCACCTCATCTTGTGAACCCGCTGGTCGAGTCATTTGTGTCGGGCCATGCTACAAGAAATGCACACAAATAA
- the LOC103491625 gene encoding indole-3-acetaldehyde oxidase-like isoform X1, which yields MENHPLIFAVNQQRFELSTVDPSTTLLHFLRHHTPFKSVKLGCGEGGCGACVVLLSKYDPVLDKVQDFTISSCLTLLCSIHGCSVTTSEGIGNCKDGFHSIHQRFAGFHASQCGFCTPGMCVSLFSALVNAQNTNRPEPPPGFSKLSVSEAEKAVSGNLCRCTGYRPIADACKSFASDVDMEDLGLNSFWKKGCDKEGKSSKLPAYDPNGGPCLFPEFLRNEIRSVPFVDSKGRSWLNPISLKDLNKLLECDESSNNITKSKIVVGNTEVGYYKDFEHVDTYINLKYIHELSVIKIDSTGVEIGATVTISKAIEALKSSNHEPSSIGEMVFCKIAVHMEKIASEFVRNTASIGGNLMMAQRKRFPSDVSTILLAAGSMISISTGSSEEVIMLDEFLKRPPLGPKCVLLSVKIPNWDSIRDIYSNDTSVMFETYRASPRPLGNALPYLNAAFLAAITPCKIFNGVKLNSCHLAFGAYGTKHAIRARKIEEFLAGKVIDYSVIYEAISLVGAIIIPEKSTSSPAYRTSLAVGFLFEFLSSLIDGNVAKKDDYLNGCRNASSTLPERFISNQNLSGYNKSADLLLSGKQTMELSLEYHPVGDTIIKYGAAIQASGEAIYVDDIPSPTNCLYGAFIYSTKPLAQVKGFTFPPKSQPEGVIAVISTGDIPVGGYNIGARTMFGDEFLFADKLTECAGQPLAFVVADTQKNADLAAHFTIVDYDTHNLEAPILSVEESVKRSCFFEVSSYLIPEQVGDISKGMAEADHHINAAQIRLGSQYHFYMETHCALAIPDEDNCMVVYSSNQWPSNVHSVIAKCLGVPEHNVRVITRRVGGGFGGKGTRSMVVATACALAAHKLRRPVRIYLNRKTDMIMAGGRHPMKITYNVGFKTNGKITGLQLEILIDAGMSTDVSPIMPHNFVNALKKYDWGALSFDIKLCKTNHSSKCAMRAPGEAQGSFIAEAVIEHVASTLCMDVDTTRKVNLHTFVSISKFFKDPGEPEEYTLPSIWDRLATSSCLKQRVEMVDEFNSCNIWKKRGLSRIPVVHEVRLRPTPGKVSILTDGSVVVEVGGVEIGQGLWTKVRQMVAYALSSIDCDGTDNLLEKVRVVQSDTIAVIQGGGTFGSTTSESSCEAVRLCCNILIERLTPLKKRLQNNGSLKWDVLISQANLQSVNLSVNSLYVPEFVSKSYLNYGAAVSEVEIDLLTGETTILRSDIIYDCGQSLNPAVDLGQIEGAFVQGIGFYMSEEYLINPDGLVITNSTWTYKIPTIDTVPKQFNVEILNSGHHRKCILSSKASGEPPLLLAASVHCATRAAIKEAQKQKRRWCHEDESDDALQLQIPATMAVVKELCGLDCVESYLKWINESRSIVS from the exons ATGGAGAATCATCCCCTGATTTTTGCAGTTAATCAACAAAGATTTGAGCTCTCCACCGTAGACCCTTCCACTACTTTGCTTCACTTCCTGCGCCACCATACTCCTTTCAAGAGTGTCAAGCTTGGCTGTGGTGAAGGAGGTTGTGGTGCTTGTGTTGTTCTATTGTCCAAGTATGATCCTGTTTTAGACAAGGTCCAAGATTTTACAATAAGTTCATGTCTAACCTTGCTTTGTAGTATTCATGGTTGTTCAGTTACAACAAGTGAAGGTATTGGAAATTGCAAGGATGGTTTTCACTCCATTCATCAAAGGTTTGCTGGTTTTCATGCTTCCCAGTGTGGATTTTGTACTCCTGGAATGTGTGTTTCACTTTTTTCTGCTCTTGTAAATGCTCAAAACACCAATCGACCTGAACCCCCGCCGGGATTCTCAAAACTTTCTGTTTCTGAAGCTGAAAAGGCTGTTTCTGGAAACCTCTGTCGTTGTACAGGTTATAGGCCAATTGCTGATGCCTGTAAGAGTTTTGCTTCTGATGTTGACATGGAGGATTTGGGGTTAAACTCATTCTGGAAAAAAGGATGTGACAAGGAGGGGAAATCGAGTAAATTGCCAGCTTATGATCCAAATGGTGGCCCTTGCTTGTTTCCTGAATTCTTAAGAAATGAAATAAGGTCTGTCCCTTTTGTGGACTCTAAAGGACGTTCCTGGCTTAACCCGATAAGTCTCAAGGATCTGAACAAACTACTTGAATGTGATGAGTCTAGTAATAATATTACCAAATCGAAGATAGTTGTTGGCAACACAGAAGTCGGATATTATAAAGATTTTGAACATGTCGATACATACATTAATCTTAAATATATCCATGAGCTCTCAGTTATCAAGATTGATTCAACAGGAGTAGAGATTGGTGCAACGGTAACAATTTCAAAAGCCATTGAGGCTTTGAAAAGTAGTAATCACGAACCTTCTTCAATCGGTGAGATGGTTTTCTGTAAAATAGCGGTTCACATGGAGAAAATTGCTTCTGAGTTTGTACGAAATACTGCAAGCATTGGAGGAAATTTAATGATGGCGCAAAGAAAACGGTTTCCTTCAGATGTTTCCACAATACTTCTTGCTGCAGGATCCATGATAAGTATATCGACTGGTTCTAGCGAAGAAGTGATTATGTTGGATGAGTTTCTTAAGAGACCTCCATTGGGTCCTAAATGTGTACTTTTAAGTGTTAAGATCCCAAATTGGGACTCGATTAGAGATATTTATTCAAATGATACTTCTGTAATGTTTGAGACTTATAGAGCTTCACCTCGCCCCCTTGGAAATGCGCTGCCATACCTAAATGCTGCTTTCTTAGCTGCCATCACCCCGTGTAAAATTTTCAATGGTGTTAAATTAAATAGTTGTCATCTGGCATTTGGAGCTTATGGGACCAAACATGCAATTAGAGCTAGAAAGATCGAAGAATTTCTTGCTGGAAAAGTTATTGATTATAGTGTCATATATGAAGCTATTTCATTGGTTGGAGCCATTATAATTCCTGAAAAGAGCACTTCCTCTCCTGCTTATAGAACAAGCTTGGCAGTTGGCTTTCTTTTTGAGTTCTTAAGCTCCTTGATTGATGGAAATGTTGCAAAAAAGGATGATTACCTCAATGGATGCAGGAATGCCTCATCAACCCTACCTGAAAGATTTATTTCAAACCAAAACCTTTCTGGTTATAATAAAAGTGCAGATCTTTTATTATCTGGGAAGCAAACAATGGAATTAAGTTTAGAATATCACCCAGTTGGAGATACCATTATAAAATATGGAGCTGCTATTCAAGCTTCAG GGGAAGCTATCTATGTGGATGATATTCCTTCTCCAACAAATTGCCTATATGGAGCGTTCATATATAGCACAAAGCCTTTGGCACAGGTAAAGGGGTTTACTTTTCCTCCCAAGTCACAACCAGAGGGAGTTATTGCTGTTATTTCCACTGGAGATATTCCTGTTGGTGGATATAACATTGGAGCGAGAACAATGTTTGGCGATGAATTTCTATTTGCAGATAAGTTGACCGAATGTGCTGGTCAGCCACTTGCCTTTGTG GTTGCAGATACACAGAAAAATGCAGATTTGGCTGCACACTTTACAATAGTGGATTATGACACACATAATTTGGAAGCACCTATTCTTTCTGTAGAAGAATCAGTTAAGAGGTCATGCTTCTTTGAGGTCTCTTCATATTTGATTCCAGAACAGGTTGGTGATATATCAAAAGGAATGGCTGAAGCAGATCACCATATTAACGCTGCTCAG ATCAGACTTGGATCACAATATCATTTTTATATGGAAACACATTGTGCACTTGCCATTCCAGATGAAGATAACTGCATGGTGGTGTACAGTTCAAATCAATGGCCATCTAATGTTCATTCTGTAATTGCAAAATGTCTTGGCGTTCCTGAACATAATGTCCGTGTAATTACCAGAAGGGTTGGAGGAGGCTTTGGGGGAAAAGGGACAAGATCTATGGTT GTTGCTACAGCATGTGCACTTGCAGCTCACAAGTTACGCCGTCCTGTTAGGATTTACCTAAATCGGAAGACTGACATGATAATGGCAGGAGGGAGACATCCGATGAAAATAACTTATAATGTGGGTTTCAAAACTAATGGTAAAATTACAGGATTGCAATTAGAGATATTGATTGATGCAGGGATGAGTACTGACGTAAGTCCAATAATGCCACACAACTTTGTCAATGCACTTAAGAAGTATGATTGGGGAGCTTTATCTTTTGATATAAAATTATGCAAGACAAACCATTCAAGCAAATGTGCAATGCGAGCCCCTGGAGAGGCACAAGGATCCTTTATTGCTGAGGCAGTAATCGAACATGTGGCGTCCACACTTTGCATGGATGTGGATACTACCCGAAAAGTAAACCTGCATACATTTGTGAGTATTAGCAAATTCTTCAAGGATCCAGGTGAACCTGAAGAGTACACTTTACCTTCAATTTGGGATAGGTTAGCCACATCTTCATGCTTAAAACAAAGGGTTGAAATGGTAGATGAATTTAATAGCTGCAACATATGGAAAAAAAGAGGTCTTTCTCGAATTCCGGTTGTGCACGAGGTAAGATTGAGGCCAACTCCCGGGAAAGTGAGCATTCTAACTGATGGTTCTGTTGTTGTGGAAGTTGGAGGCGTTGAAATTGGGCAGGGGCTGTGGACAAAGGTGAGACAGATGGTTGCATATGCCCTTAGCTCAATTGACTGTGATGGAACCGATAATCTCTTGGAAAAGGTGAGAGTAGTTCAATCAGATACCATTGCCGTAATACAAGGAGGAGGTACATTTGGAAGCACTACCTCCGAGTCAAGCTGTGAAGCAGTTAGACTTTGCTGCAATATACTGATAGAGAGACTAACACCTCTCAAGAAAAGGCTGCAGAATAATGGTTCCCTCAAATGGGATGTGCTTATAAGTCAG GCAAACTTGCAATCAGTGAATTTGTCTGTCAATTCTTTGTACGTCCCTGAGTTTGTTTCAAAGAGCTACTTAAATTATGGAGCTGCAGTGAGTGAG GTGGAAATTGATCTTCTCACTGGAGAAACTACAATTTTGCGTTCAGATATTATCTATGATTGTGGACAAAGTCTCAATCCTGCTGTAGATTTGGGACAG ATTGAAGGAGCCTTTGTGCAAGGAATTGGATTTTACATGTCAGAAGAATACCTGATAAATCCTGATGGACTAGTGATTACCAATAGCACATGGACTTACAAAATTCCTACAATTGACACCGTTCCAAAACAGTTTAACGTCGAAATTTTAAATTCTGGACATCATAGAAAGTGCATTCTCTCTTCAAAAG CTTCAGGAGAGCCACCATTGCTTCTAGCTGCATCAGTTCATTGTGCAACACGAGCAGCTATTAAAGAGGCACAAAAACAAAAACGTAGATGGTGCCATGAAGATGAGTCTGATGACGCATTACAGCTACAGATTCCAGCCACCATGGCTGTTGTTAAAGAGCTCTGTGGGCTGGACTGTGTGGAGAGTTACCTGAAATGGATTAACGAATCAAGAAGCATCGTGAGCTAA
- the LOC103491625 gene encoding abscisic-aldehyde oxidase-like isoform X2: MENHPLIFAVNQQRFELSTVDPSTTLLHFLRHHTPFKSVKLGCGEGGCGACVVLLSKYDPVLDKVQDFTISSCLTLLCSIHGCSVTTSEGIGNCKDGFHSIHQRFAGFHASQCGFCTPGMCVSLFSALVNAQNTNRPEPPPGFSKLSVSEAEKAVSGNLCRCTGYRPIADACKSFASDVDMEDLGLNSFWKKGCDKEGKSSKLPAYDPNGGPCLFPEFLRNEIRSVPFVDSKGRSWLNPISLKDLNKLLECDESSNNITKSKIVVGNTEVGYYKDFEHVDTYINLKYIHELSVIKIDSTGVEIGATVTISKAIEALKSSNHEPSSIGEMVFCKIAVHMEKIASEFVRNTASIGGNLMMAQRKRFPSDVSTILLAAGSMISISTGSSEEVIMLDEFLKRPPLGPKCVLLSVKIPNWDSIRDIYSNDTSVMFETYRASPRPLGNALPYLNAAFLAAITPCKIFNGVKLNSCHLAFGAYGTKHAIRARKIEEFLAGKVIDYSVIYEAISLVGAIIIPEKSTSSPAYRTSLAVGFLFEFLSSLIDGNVAKKDDYLNGCRNASSTLPERFISNQNLSGYNKSADLLLSGKQTMELSLEYHPVGDTIIKYGAAIQASGEAIYVDDIPSPTNCLYGAFIYSTKPLAQVKGFTFPPKSQPEGVIAVISTGDIPVGGYNIGARTMFGDEFLFADKLTECAGQPLAFVVADTQKNADLAAHFTIVDYDTHNLEAPILSVEESVKRSCFFEVSSYLIPEQVGDISKGMAEADHHINAAQIRLGSQYHFYMETHCALAIPDEDNCMVVYSSNQWPSNVHSVIAKCLGVPEHNVRVITRRVGGGFGGKGTRSMVVATACALAAHKLRRPVRIYLNRKTDMIMAGGRHPMKITYNVGFKTNGKITGLQLEILIDAGMSTDVSPIMPHNFVNALKKYDWGALSFDIKLCKTNHSSKCAMRAPGEAQGSFIAEAVIEHVASTLCMDVDTTRKVNLHTFVSISKFFKDPGEPEEYTLPSIWDRLATSSCLKQRVEMVDEFNSCNIWKKRGLSRIPVVHEVRLRPTPGKVSILTDGSVVVEVGGVEIGQGLWTKVRQMVAYALSSIDCDGTDNLLEKVRVVQSDTIAVIQGGGTFGSTTSESSCEAVRLCCNILIERLTPLKKRLQNNGSLKWDVLISQANLQSVNLSVNSLYVPEFVSKSYLNYGAAVSEVEIDLLTGETTILRSDIIYDCGQSLNPAVDLGQVN, encoded by the exons ATGGAGAATCATCCCCTGATTTTTGCAGTTAATCAACAAAGATTTGAGCTCTCCACCGTAGACCCTTCCACTACTTTGCTTCACTTCCTGCGCCACCATACTCCTTTCAAGAGTGTCAAGCTTGGCTGTGGTGAAGGAGGTTGTGGTGCTTGTGTTGTTCTATTGTCCAAGTATGATCCTGTTTTAGACAAGGTCCAAGATTTTACAATAAGTTCATGTCTAACCTTGCTTTGTAGTATTCATGGTTGTTCAGTTACAACAAGTGAAGGTATTGGAAATTGCAAGGATGGTTTTCACTCCATTCATCAAAGGTTTGCTGGTTTTCATGCTTCCCAGTGTGGATTTTGTACTCCTGGAATGTGTGTTTCACTTTTTTCTGCTCTTGTAAATGCTCAAAACACCAATCGACCTGAACCCCCGCCGGGATTCTCAAAACTTTCTGTTTCTGAAGCTGAAAAGGCTGTTTCTGGAAACCTCTGTCGTTGTACAGGTTATAGGCCAATTGCTGATGCCTGTAAGAGTTTTGCTTCTGATGTTGACATGGAGGATTTGGGGTTAAACTCATTCTGGAAAAAAGGATGTGACAAGGAGGGGAAATCGAGTAAATTGCCAGCTTATGATCCAAATGGTGGCCCTTGCTTGTTTCCTGAATTCTTAAGAAATGAAATAAGGTCTGTCCCTTTTGTGGACTCTAAAGGACGTTCCTGGCTTAACCCGATAAGTCTCAAGGATCTGAACAAACTACTTGAATGTGATGAGTCTAGTAATAATATTACCAAATCGAAGATAGTTGTTGGCAACACAGAAGTCGGATATTATAAAGATTTTGAACATGTCGATACATACATTAATCTTAAATATATCCATGAGCTCTCAGTTATCAAGATTGATTCAACAGGAGTAGAGATTGGTGCAACGGTAACAATTTCAAAAGCCATTGAGGCTTTGAAAAGTAGTAATCACGAACCTTCTTCAATCGGTGAGATGGTTTTCTGTAAAATAGCGGTTCACATGGAGAAAATTGCTTCTGAGTTTGTACGAAATACTGCAAGCATTGGAGGAAATTTAATGATGGCGCAAAGAAAACGGTTTCCTTCAGATGTTTCCACAATACTTCTTGCTGCAGGATCCATGATAAGTATATCGACTGGTTCTAGCGAAGAAGTGATTATGTTGGATGAGTTTCTTAAGAGACCTCCATTGGGTCCTAAATGTGTACTTTTAAGTGTTAAGATCCCAAATTGGGACTCGATTAGAGATATTTATTCAAATGATACTTCTGTAATGTTTGAGACTTATAGAGCTTCACCTCGCCCCCTTGGAAATGCGCTGCCATACCTAAATGCTGCTTTCTTAGCTGCCATCACCCCGTGTAAAATTTTCAATGGTGTTAAATTAAATAGTTGTCATCTGGCATTTGGAGCTTATGGGACCAAACATGCAATTAGAGCTAGAAAGATCGAAGAATTTCTTGCTGGAAAAGTTATTGATTATAGTGTCATATATGAAGCTATTTCATTGGTTGGAGCCATTATAATTCCTGAAAAGAGCACTTCCTCTCCTGCTTATAGAACAAGCTTGGCAGTTGGCTTTCTTTTTGAGTTCTTAAGCTCCTTGATTGATGGAAATGTTGCAAAAAAGGATGATTACCTCAATGGATGCAGGAATGCCTCATCAACCCTACCTGAAAGATTTATTTCAAACCAAAACCTTTCTGGTTATAATAAAAGTGCAGATCTTTTATTATCTGGGAAGCAAACAATGGAATTAAGTTTAGAATATCACCCAGTTGGAGATACCATTATAAAATATGGAGCTGCTATTCAAGCTTCAG GGGAAGCTATCTATGTGGATGATATTCCTTCTCCAACAAATTGCCTATATGGAGCGTTCATATATAGCACAAAGCCTTTGGCACAGGTAAAGGGGTTTACTTTTCCTCCCAAGTCACAACCAGAGGGAGTTATTGCTGTTATTTCCACTGGAGATATTCCTGTTGGTGGATATAACATTGGAGCGAGAACAATGTTTGGCGATGAATTTCTATTTGCAGATAAGTTGACCGAATGTGCTGGTCAGCCACTTGCCTTTGTG GTTGCAGATACACAGAAAAATGCAGATTTGGCTGCACACTTTACAATAGTGGATTATGACACACATAATTTGGAAGCACCTATTCTTTCTGTAGAAGAATCAGTTAAGAGGTCATGCTTCTTTGAGGTCTCTTCATATTTGATTCCAGAACAGGTTGGTGATATATCAAAAGGAATGGCTGAAGCAGATCACCATATTAACGCTGCTCAG ATCAGACTTGGATCACAATATCATTTTTATATGGAAACACATTGTGCACTTGCCATTCCAGATGAAGATAACTGCATGGTGGTGTACAGTTCAAATCAATGGCCATCTAATGTTCATTCTGTAATTGCAAAATGTCTTGGCGTTCCTGAACATAATGTCCGTGTAATTACCAGAAGGGTTGGAGGAGGCTTTGGGGGAAAAGGGACAAGATCTATGGTT GTTGCTACAGCATGTGCACTTGCAGCTCACAAGTTACGCCGTCCTGTTAGGATTTACCTAAATCGGAAGACTGACATGATAATGGCAGGAGGGAGACATCCGATGAAAATAACTTATAATGTGGGTTTCAAAACTAATGGTAAAATTACAGGATTGCAATTAGAGATATTGATTGATGCAGGGATGAGTACTGACGTAAGTCCAATAATGCCACACAACTTTGTCAATGCACTTAAGAAGTATGATTGGGGAGCTTTATCTTTTGATATAAAATTATGCAAGACAAACCATTCAAGCAAATGTGCAATGCGAGCCCCTGGAGAGGCACAAGGATCCTTTATTGCTGAGGCAGTAATCGAACATGTGGCGTCCACACTTTGCATGGATGTGGATACTACCCGAAAAGTAAACCTGCATACATTTGTGAGTATTAGCAAATTCTTCAAGGATCCAGGTGAACCTGAAGAGTACACTTTACCTTCAATTTGGGATAGGTTAGCCACATCTTCATGCTTAAAACAAAGGGTTGAAATGGTAGATGAATTTAATAGCTGCAACATATGGAAAAAAAGAGGTCTTTCTCGAATTCCGGTTGTGCACGAGGTAAGATTGAGGCCAACTCCCGGGAAAGTGAGCATTCTAACTGATGGTTCTGTTGTTGTGGAAGTTGGAGGCGTTGAAATTGGGCAGGGGCTGTGGACAAAGGTGAGACAGATGGTTGCATATGCCCTTAGCTCAATTGACTGTGATGGAACCGATAATCTCTTGGAAAAGGTGAGAGTAGTTCAATCAGATACCATTGCCGTAATACAAGGAGGAGGTACATTTGGAAGCACTACCTCCGAGTCAAGCTGTGAAGCAGTTAGACTTTGCTGCAATATACTGATAGAGAGACTAACACCTCTCAAGAAAAGGCTGCAGAATAATGGTTCCCTCAAATGGGATGTGCTTATAAGTCAG GCAAACTTGCAATCAGTGAATTTGTCTGTCAATTCTTTGTACGTCCCTGAGTTTGTTTCAAAGAGCTACTTAAATTATGGAGCTGCAGTGAGTGAG GTGGAAATTGATCTTCTCACTGGAGAAACTACAATTTTGCGTTCAGATATTATCTATGATTGTGGACAAAGTCTCAATCCTGCTGTAGATTTGGGACAGGTTAATTAG